CCAGATGCAAAGGCACCTCGCAGTTTTGGCAAGGGCTACACAAAGTCAAGCATCTCTTTAAATGGGGAGCCATACACAAGGTGTGCGATGGGTCGCTCACCTCTTTCTGGGGGGGACACTTGGCTGGGACAAGCTCCACTAAAGACTCAATTTCCCGATTTGTTTAGAATCTGTGATGATCCTACAATACTAGTTGCGGACTGCTTGGATGAGGATGGATGGTGTGTAAATTTTAGGCGAAGTTTATCTCAAAGGGAGCACGAAAGCTGGGGTGAGCTGATGACCAGCTTGGAGAACGTGGCCCTGGATCAAAACTCTAGGGATGAGGTCTACTGGGCGTTGGACAGTTCAAAATCCTTCACCACCAAATCTCTATACAGGTTCGTAACAAACCGGGGTGTGTCCATCCCTGAGGCTGAGAATGTTTGGAAGGCTAAGCTACCACTAAAGATCAAAATCTTCCTGTGGCAACTAAAGGCTAAGCTGCAGGTTGCTACCTCGCTTAAGAGGAGAGGCTGGAAAGGGAGCGTCTATTGTTGCCTGTGCGGCAAGGTAGAGACTAATAACCATGTTTTCTTTGGATGTTCGATTTCGAGGTTTGCATGGTGCTGCCTCAGGGACGCCTTTGGCTGGGCAAGATGTCCTACTGACCTCAGCGACCTAATGGGCGTTAGTGTCGCTGGTGGCCCCAGATTAACTAATCATCTGACAATGTTTATCTTTGCTGGATTCGCTTGGGCCATATGGCGATCTAGGAACAACATGGTGATTGAGCGGTGCTTTCCTGGTAACCCTTTGGAGGTGATCCACTCTGGTTTTGCCTTCATGTAGAAATGGCGGCCGTTGCTGGGAGGAGCTGATCAGGTGGCGATCGCGAGCCTGGGGGAGAAGCTGAAGTTCTGGCTACATAACTTTGTGCCAAATAATGTAGAGGTCTCAGATATTGTGGAGTTTTAAGTGTCGTTTCTTTGTTTGCTGTCTCTAGTAGTTTTCTCTAGTAATGGGTATCCCCCATGTTCTGTACTGAACCTATATTCACTTTCAAGAAAAGCAGAGTAatctcctttcaaaaaaaaatgaaaaggtgAAAAGAATCATATGGGTATGGGGTGCAGTCCAGTAGTTTATTTGAGGTGAGTGGTGACACCAACGAGCAGTGGTGGTTTAGcgagcaaaacaaactccaatCCCACTTCACAGTGATCGTGCATTTTCTTTTTGGTTACGAATACATATGTGTAAATCATTGGGTGACGACGTCTGGACTCGAAAACGTATGTTAGCCTGATGACATGTCGCATGCATACCAGCTCTTTAGCTACGGTGGTCCAAGTCTCGAAGAAGGCGGGTCCGTCCGGTGAAGAAGGAACAAAAGTTGTTGTTTCACTGCCTCCCACCATTTTCTAATTCGTAGAGTATTAGTAAGCTAGTTTCACTGTGGGACTTTGCATTAATGAAAGCTACTGGTGCTACTAATATACAGTACCAGTGGAGAACTCGTACAATGCAGAGCAACGCCCAGCAGGGCGCAGCTGCAGTGCTCATTGGTGCAAGAACAGAGAGCAAGCAGCGGCAGGGAGTAGGGACAGGGGACGAACAAGCCCAGCTACTACTAATCAACAGCATATCTCCATGGAGAAGTTGGCGTCCAGCAGCTCCTCGATCATCTGCTCCACGTGCTGCTCCTCGAGGAACCTCCCGCCCCACTCCGCGGCCGACGACTCGCAGGCGGCCCAGGCGTCGCAGCCGGCCGCCGGCATTGcggccgaggccgcggcggcggaggcagccgCCTCCCTCTGCCTCTGCGCGGCCTGCACGGACGccaggttgaaccggtgcagcTTCTCGACGAGCGCCGCGGAGAGGAAcgacgcgggcgcggcggcgccggcgccggcgccggcgccggcggcgaagttggtgcGCGCCCGCGGCCCGCACATGATCCGCGCCGCCTCGTCGTAGGCGCGCGCCGCGTCGTCGGCCGTCTCGAACGTGCCCAGCCATATCCGCGTCTTCCTGCAAACCCCATCCAAACCAAACGCGTCATGATCAGGAACTGGACGACGATGCGACGAGAGCTGACATGGAGGTCGATCGACTGGGGCCGCACAGGAGAGGGTGGCGGATCTCGGAGACCCAGGAGCCCCAGTGGCGCTGCCGCACGCCGCGGAACCGTTGCTGCGGCCGGGCCATTGCtggacgccgccgcggtgcggtggtcgacgacgacgacgacggcaactGGCAGCAAGGTGCTCCCCTCCCCTGTCACTCTGCCAGGCGATGGATCGATCCTCTCCGGTCGTGGTCGTCTCCGGCACGATCGGTCGCTCTtcgcgctgctgctgcgcgcGTGTGGAGAGCTGGAGATGCAGGCTAGTGATTCGCCACTCGCGAGACATGGAATGGAAGGGAGCCCGATAAATAggagagtggaaatgggaatcTACTCTGGGTCTCGGCTACCGGGCGGGCCCACATGAATGTCTCTATGGTCGCTGGGGCCCAGCCTCGTGCCATCGACGAGTTGGGTGTGGTTTGATTGGTCTTCTCCTGCGTGggcattcttcttctttcttcctcctctcctctggCTGCCCAATCCTAGTCGCCGTCGTCATGTTTGTTCTGATCGAGCTACTATCACCCAACTGTGCTCAACTTTTAGGCAGAGTGGAGCACTGTGGCAACATGCTCAGATTCAGTCATTCACATCACACATCCAAAAGATGCTGTCTCTAGGCTGTTCATCAAAAAGGGTATCTAGAATCTAGTTAGATAGATAGGCATCATCGGCaaggattttttttcatttttttcacgGCCCTGTTGACTGTTGTGCTAGCTAGCTGACCTTTCGTCGCTTCAGAGACAAGGGAGCATGCTGGGGATTGCTCGTGGCAGTTCCCGTGCCGTCGGCCGGGAACGAGCAACGGTGCAGGCCCGACAACACAGGCTCACATGATGCAATCAGACACATGAGATGCCGGGGGGAGGCGCCCGCCCCGGCCGGTAGGGTGGAATCTCCGAGCACCAATGCACCGTGCATGCACCCAAATCCGGTGAGCTATCCATGGAGTGAAACCGCACAACCCTATCTGAGCATAGAAGACACAGCACATGTGAGCCCCCCCTACATCAGTCCCTCCGGCCGGATAGCCCGTGTACTAAAATGAATTGTGATAGGACTAGGACGGCCATACCGCCATTTAGGTCAGGTCAGGAGGACGATATGATGCCCTGCCGTCAGTTGGAACAGCACCTCCACGTTGCTCCAACTTTTTTCATACCTCATATGATACTCCCTCTATTTCAAAATGCAGGTTTTACCCCAAAGTTAAATTTTTCTAAGTTAGATGTTGATTATTTTCTGTAAACTTGATCACATCCAAACAAAGACGTGGgtacaaaaaaaatcaaattacctaaattttgaaactaaaaaaGTAAGTCACCGCCGTATAATAATGTCTATTGATTGACAAGAAGAGGCATCGATCCAAGATTATATACCGACCATGCATCGCCTGATGTCAAGACTGCAGTGTTCGTTCTCGTTGCAATGAAGCAAAACTACCAGCCGAAAACATGGCAGTGCCGTAACATGCATGGGTTCCGCCCCAAAAGCAGATGGAAACCAACAAACCATGGGACCCGTACGTCTCGCATGCTACCGCGCGTTTCGCAGATTGGTGTGCTTAAACCGCTGATCGATCAGCTCGCGCGCGGCAGACGCACCGCTTATGcttcgccggccggcggcgatgaaGCCGGGCAGCGATCAGCTACCTGCCGGGCGCCGCCAACTCCAACGGCGGCCTTGGGAAGAAGAGCAGAAGCGCATGCAGCATGTGCGGCTGTACATGCGACGCGCGCGCTTATCGGCTTATCGCCTTCGCCCGCGCACGCAACCCTACGCGCGTTGTGCCGTAGAGTAGGCTCATCAGCTACCTGCGCAGCCTACGACTGAGCGGATAGATGCCATCCGCAGCGCAGGCGCAAACGGTCTCTGCAGCCACGTGGGATTGAACGCCTTGCTGCCGCTCTCAAGAGGCGAAAGAGACCTGGTCGTCTTCAGCCTTCAGCAGGCCGCGCTTCAGATCATGATCGTTTACTGGTACAGGC
This window of the Panicum virgatum strain AP13 chromosome 1K, P.virgatum_v5, whole genome shotgun sequence genome carries:
- the LOC120658003 gene encoding ethylene-responsive transcription factor ERF003-like, with product MARPQQRFRGVRQRHWGSWVSEIRHPLLKTRIWLGTFETADDAARAYDEAARIMCGPRARTNFAAGAGAGAGAAAPASFLSAALVEKLHRFNLASVQAAQRQREAAASAAAASAAMPAAGCDAWAACESSAAEWGGRFLEEQHVEQMIEELLDANFSMEICC